In the Drosophila takahashii strain IR98-3 E-12201 chromosome 3R, DtakHiC1v2, whole genome shotgun sequence genome, one interval contains:
- the sqz gene encoding zinc finger protein squeeze, translating to MAELPTAPNGVPSGDYLHRSIDQLRSLGHLTTAQLVHDYKPFNISEFRQNVAERLDYSLKNGLVQHQQQMVMEQQPHPDAQQQQQHLHHPQQQQQHPPQLKVSYSAPNSPPTPHEQQEQKYDPSRSPPRQQMSSASGSGSNGSSPEEESRRGGDGDQAKPYKCGSCSKSFANSSYLSQHTRIHLGIKPYRCEICQRKFTQLSHLQQHIRTHTGDKPYKCRHAGCPKAFSQLSNLQSHSRCHQTDKPFKCNSCYKCFGDEMTLLEHIPKHKDSKHLKTHICSLCGKSYTQETYLQKHLQKHAEKAEKQQHRHTAQVAAHQQHVPASGIGLNLQRQAMNDVNAAYWAKMGADSAAASLAEAIQQQLPQAAGQPYGNFASLQQQHQQQQQELLQQHHQRLADTPGHSHSPHEEAAGEDLVLRQSTPQHHLQQQQQQQQAQQQQQAQHQPSPGQGSSAFTPLAATVAPPPPPHLQQHRGPPAATAAYLYQQNAAAAAAAFPTQLISLHQIRNYAHQPGAAGLIAGDHLTLGLSAVNATKEKAQ from the exons ATGGCCGAACTGCCGACGGCGCCGAACGGCGTCCCCAGCGGCGATTACCTGCACCGCTCCATCGACCAGCTGCGTTCCCTGGGTCACCTGACCACTGCCCAACTGGTCCACGATTACAAGCCCTTCAACATCAGCGAGTTCCGCCAGAATGTCGCCGAGCGACTGGACTACTCGCTGAAGAACGGCCTggtgcagcaccagcagcaaatGGTCATGGAGCAGCAGCCACATCCCGatgcgcagcagcagcagcagcatctgcaccacccacagcagcagcagcagcatccgcCGCAGCTGAAGGTCAGCTACAGTGCGCCCAACTCACCGCCCACGCCACacgagcagcaggagcagaag TACGATCCGAGTCGATCGCCGCCGCGTCAGCAGATGAGCAGCGCCAGTGGAAGCGGCAGCAACGGATCCTCGCCGGAGGAGGAGAGTCGCCGGGGCGGCGACGGTGATCAGGCAAAGCCCTACAAGTGCGGCTCGTGCAGCAAGTCCTTTGCCAACTCCTCGTACCTGTCGCAGCACACGCGGATCCACCTGGGAATCAAGCCGTACCGCTGCGAGATCTGCCAGCGCAAGTTCACGCAGCTATCGCATCTGCAGCAGCACATCCGTACGCACACGGGCGACAAACCGTACAAGTGCCGGCACGCCGGCTGCCCGAAGGCCTTCTCGCAGCTCTCCAATCTGCAGTCGCACTCGCGTTGCCATCAGACCGACAAGCCGTTCAAGTGCAACTCCTGCTACAAGTGCTTCGGCGACGAGATGACCCTGCTGGAGCACATACCCAAGCACAAGGACTCCAAGCACCTGAAGACGCACATCTGCAGTCTGTGCGGCAAGTCGTACACGCAGGAGACCTACCTGCAGAAGCATCTGCAGAAGCACGCCGAGAAGGCGGAGAAGCAGCAGCACCGGCACACGGCCCAGGTGGCTGCCCACCAGCAGCACGTTCCGGCGAGTGGGATCGGCCTGAATCTGCAGCGCCAGGCCATGAACGATGTGAATGCCGCCTACTGGGCGAAGATGGGAGCAGATAGTGCGGCGGCCTCGCTGGCGGAGGCCATTCAGCAACAGTTGCCGCAGGCCGCAGGTCAGCCATACGGCAATTTCGCCtccctgcagcagcaacatcagcagcagcaacaggagctgctgcagcagcatcaTCAGCGTCTGGCGGACACTCCCGGGCATTCGCACAGTCCGCACGAGGAGGCGGCGGGCGAGGATCTCGTCCTGCGTCAGTCCACGCCACAACATcacctccagcagcagcagcagcaacagcaggcgcagcagcaacaacaggcgCAGCATCAGCCATCGCCTGGTCAAGGATCCTCGGCCTTCACTCCACTGGCAGCCACTGTGgctccaccaccgccgccacaTCTTCAACAGCATCGCGGACCGCCGGCGGCCACCGCCGCCTATCTCTATCAGCAGAACGCGGCGGCTGCAGCGGCCGCCTTCCCCACGCAGCTCATCTCGCTGCACCAAATCCGCAACTATGCCCATCAGCCAGGAGCGGCGGGCCTCATCGCTGGCGATCACCTCACCCTGGGCCTGAGCGCCGTGAATGCCACCAAGGAAAAGGCGCAATAG